One part of the Nostoc sp. PCC 7120 = FACHB-418 genome encodes these proteins:
- a CDS encoding allophycocyanin subunit alpha-B, whose product MTVISQVILQADDELRYPSSGELKSISDFLQTGVQRTRIVATLAENEKKIVQEATKQLWQKRPDFIAPGGNAYGERQRALCIRDFGWYLRLITYGVLAGDIEPIEKIGIIGVREMYNSLGVPVPGMVEAINSLKKASLDLLSSEDAAAAAPYFDYIIQAMS is encoded by the coding sequence ATGACTGTAATTAGCCAAGTTATTCTCCAAGCCGACGACGAACTGCGTTATCCCAGCAGTGGCGAACTCAAGAGCATCAGTGATTTTTTACAAACTGGTGTCCAAAGAACAAGAATCGTCGCTACCTTAGCGGAAAACGAGAAGAAAATTGTTCAGGAAGCCACCAAACAACTTTGGCAGAAACGTCCTGATTTTATCGCACCTGGTGGCAACGCTTATGGCGAACGTCAGCGTGCGTTGTGTATCCGTGACTTTGGCTGGTACTTACGCCTAATTACCTATGGCGTACTAGCCGGAGACATAGAACCAATAGAAAAAATCGGCATCATTGGTGTGCGGGAAATGTACAATTCTTTGGGCGTTCCTGTACCCGGAATGGTAGAAGCCATCAATTCTCTGAAAAAAGCCTCTCTTGATTTATTAAGTTCAGAAGACGCAGCAGCTGCTGCACCTTACTTTGACTACATCATTCAGGCAATGTCCTAG
- the rlmD gene encoding 23S rRNA (uracil(1939)-C(5))-methyltransferase RlmD gives MTKSTWHQGELIEVAIADLSDTGDGVGRFAERVVFVPDTVPGDRVLVRLLHVKPNYAHGKLHQLLEPSPHRIRPGCIVADKCGGCQWQHIDYEYQLIAKRHQVIQALQRIGGFAQPPVDPVLVTASSLGYRNKATYPLDVSATGQVQAGYYQKGSHHVVNLNQCPVQDPRLNPLLAQVKQDIQQRDWPIYDEKRHQGQIRHLGLRIGRRTGEILLTLVVKDGNLPGIEQQAQEWLQRYPQLVGVSLNRNPERTNAIFGRETRCIAGVPYLREIFAGLEFQVRPDTFFQVFTETAEALLQVIESQLNLQGHETLIDAYCGIGTLTLPLSKQVRQAIGLELQPEAVQQAIVNAQHNGINNVEFQVGAVEKLLPKMGIIPDVVLLDPPRKGCDRIVIESLLASKPARIVYVSCKVATLARDLKLLCTDGTYTIQRIQSADFFPQTSHVEVAAFLVLSQSGKDN, from the coding sequence ATGACTAAATCTACTTGGCATCAGGGTGAATTAATTGAAGTAGCGATCGCCGACTTGAGTGATACTGGTGATGGTGTGGGACGATTTGCCGAACGGGTAGTGTTTGTCCCAGATACTGTACCAGGCGATCGTGTTTTGGTACGCTTATTACACGTCAAGCCCAATTATGCCCACGGCAAACTTCACCAGCTACTAGAACCATCTCCTCATCGCATTCGTCCCGGTTGTATTGTGGCTGACAAGTGCGGCGGTTGTCAGTGGCAACATATAGATTATGAATATCAGTTAATTGCTAAACGCCACCAAGTTATCCAAGCCTTACAACGGATTGGTGGTTTTGCTCAACCACCAGTAGATCCCGTATTGGTGACAGCCTCATCTTTAGGCTATCGCAATAAAGCTACCTATCCCCTCGATGTTTCTGCTACAGGTCAAGTACAAGCTGGTTACTATCAAAAAGGTAGCCATCATGTAGTTAACTTAAATCAATGCCCAGTCCAAGATCCCCGCTTAAATCCTTTACTGGCACAAGTTAAGCAAGATATCCAACAGCGCGACTGGCCTATCTACGATGAAAAACGCCACCAAGGGCAAATTCGCCATCTTGGTTTACGTATCGGTAGGCGCACAGGTGAAATTTTATTAACTTTAGTTGTCAAAGATGGCAACTTACCAGGAATTGAACAGCAAGCCCAGGAATGGTTGCAGCGCTATCCCCAGTTGGTGGGTGTGTCCTTAAATCGTAATCCCGAACGCACCAATGCGATTTTTGGTCGAGAAACCAGATGTATTGCTGGGGTTCCCTATTTGCGAGAAATATTTGCTGGACTAGAGTTTCAAGTCCGCCCCGATACATTTTTTCAGGTTTTTACAGAAACAGCCGAAGCATTATTACAAGTAATTGAGTCACAACTAAATCTGCAAGGGCATGAGACGTTAATTGATGCTTACTGTGGCATTGGCACCTTAACCTTGCCTTTAAGTAAACAAGTACGCCAAGCTATAGGATTGGAATTGCAACCAGAAGCTGTACAACAGGCAATTGTCAATGCCCAACACAATGGTATTAATAATGTGGAATTTCAAGTGGGGGCCGTTGAGAAATTGCTGCCCAAGATGGGAATAATACCAGATGTGGTATTACTAGACCCACCGCGTAAAGGGTGCGATCGCATTGTCATCGAATCTCTATTAGCATCGAAACCTGCCCGCATTGTTTACGTCAGCTGTAAAGTAGCCACTCTTGCTCGTGACCTCAAGTTACTGTGTACAGATGGAACATATACTATCCAACGTATCCAAAGCGCCGATTTTTTCCCTCAAACATCTCATGTGGAAGTTGCCGCTTTTCTTGTGCTATCACAGTCTGGTAAGGATAATTAA
- a CDS encoding ATP-binding protein, producing the protein MITISLRPVGRYWGTISFASTLYLCPILDLLLAEIPAKLQAELRLGLQEALVNAAKHGNNLDPSKTVVVRFSLIDNQYWWVISDQGQGFSPITSHEEDPTDYLPPDESENGRGMCLLHQIFDQVEWNRKGTELRLCKQMESRPRLSLRR; encoded by the coding sequence GTGATAACCATTTCGCTCCGTCCGGTTGGACGTTATTGGGGTACTATTAGTTTCGCCTCAACTCTCTATCTTTGTCCTATATTAGATTTATTGTTGGCGGAAATCCCCGCCAAATTACAAGCAGAACTGCGATTAGGGCTACAAGAAGCTTTAGTTAATGCAGCTAAACACGGCAACAACCTTGACCCAAGCAAAACAGTTGTAGTCCGTTTTTCCCTCATAGATAATCAGTATTGGTGGGTGATATCAGACCAAGGACAAGGCTTTAGCCCTATAACCAGTCATGAAGAAGATCCCACAGATTATTTACCACCCGATGAATCAGAAAACGGTCGAGGGATGTGTCTTCTGCACCAGATTTTTGACCAAGTAGAGTGGAATCGCAAAGGCACAGAATTGAGATTATGTAAACAAATGGAAAGCCGCCCCCGTCTATCTCTGCGGCGATAA
- a CDS encoding DUF6439 family protein — protein sequence MSQPSQLSKTSQINEFSDLELAQALMERLSISPDDWHRLKSNRNSRASEQLAAAMVFLLKNQPQEALARLEQAVGWLNRSISAPPCPSHGNKGLGTGE from the coding sequence ATGTCTCAACCCAGCCAGCTTTCTAAAACCAGTCAAATCAATGAATTTAGCGATTTGGAACTAGCCCAAGCCCTTATGGAACGGCTGAGTATTTCACCCGACGATTGGCATCGCCTCAAGTCTAACCGCAATTCTCGCGCCAGTGAACAATTAGCCGCCGCTATGGTATTTTTACTCAAAAACCAACCCCAGGAAGCTCTTGCTAGACTAGAACAAGCTGTTGGTTGGTTAAATCGTTCAATATCTGCCCCTCCCTGTCCTTCTCATGGAAATAAGGGACTAGGGACTGGAGAGTAG
- the asnS gene encoding asparagine--tRNA ligase: MVNRRIAEILRSGQPDESLVVQGWVRTKRELKGFAFIEVNDGSSLGNLQVVINQDLPDYAVIVKQLNTGASVEVNGVLVASQGKGQRIELKAEAVKVYGEADPETYPLQKKRHSFEFLRTIGHLRSRTNSFGAVFRVRNACSAAIHQFFQERGFLWVHTPIITASDCEGAGELFSVTSLDLKQIPRTENQGIDYSQDFFAKPTYLTVSGQLEAEVMAMAFSNVYTFGPTFRAENSNTSRHLAEFWMVEPEMAFCDLEGDMDLAEAFLKHIFNHVLEKCPEDMEFFNQRIDNTVLATAENIINNQFERLTYTDAIKLLEKADVKFEYPVSWGLDLQSEHERYLAEQLFKKPVIVTDYPAQIKAFYMRLSDDEKTVRAMDVLAPKIGEIIGGSQREERLDVLERRVLAQGMQPEDLWWYLDLRRYGTVPHAGFGLGFERLVQFITGMGNIRDVIPFPRTPQNAEF, from the coding sequence ATGGTAAATCGACGAATTGCAGAAATATTGCGGAGTGGTCAACCTGATGAGTCTCTGGTAGTTCAAGGCTGGGTAAGAACAAAGCGTGAACTTAAGGGATTTGCTTTTATTGAAGTTAATGACGGCTCATCATTAGGTAATTTGCAAGTTGTCATCAATCAGGATTTGCCAGACTACGCAGTAATTGTCAAACAACTAAACACAGGTGCATCAGTTGAGGTAAACGGCGTATTGGTGGCTTCCCAAGGAAAAGGACAGCGTATTGAATTAAAAGCCGAAGCAGTGAAAGTTTATGGTGAAGCTGACCCCGAAACTTATCCACTGCAAAAGAAACGCCACTCTTTTGAATTTTTACGCACAATTGGACATTTGCGATCGCGTACTAATTCCTTCGGTGCAGTGTTCCGTGTCCGTAATGCTTGTTCCGCAGCCATTCACCAATTCTTCCAGGAAAGGGGCTTTTTGTGGGTACACACCCCCATCATCACCGCTAGCGACTGCGAAGGCGCAGGGGAACTATTTAGCGTCACCAGCTTGGATTTAAAGCAGATTCCCCGCACAGAAAATCAAGGAATTGATTACAGCCAAGACTTTTTTGCTAAACCCACCTACTTAACAGTCAGTGGACAACTAGAAGCCGAAGTCATGGCGATGGCTTTTAGTAACGTCTACACCTTCGGCCCCACCTTCCGTGCAGAAAACTCCAACACCTCCCGCCACTTGGCAGAATTTTGGATGGTTGAGCCAGAAATGGCATTTTGCGACTTAGAAGGCGATATGGATTTAGCAGAGGCTTTTCTCAAACACATTTTTAATCATGTGTTGGAAAAATGCCCAGAAGACATGGAATTTTTCAATCAACGCATTGATAATACTGTCTTAGCAACAGCCGAAAATATTATTAATAATCAATTTGAACGTCTGACTTACACCGATGCCATCAAACTTTTAGAAAAAGCTGATGTTAAATTTGAATATCCCGTAAGTTGGGGCTTAGATTTACAATCAGAACACGAACGTTACCTAGCAGAACAACTCTTCAAAAAGCCAGTCATCGTTACAGATTACCCCGCACAGATTAAAGCCTTTTATATGCGGTTGAGCGACGATGAAAAAACAGTCCGCGCGATGGATGTCCTTGCACCAAAAATTGGGGAAATCATTGGTGGTTCCCAAAGAGAAGAACGTTTAGATGTGTTGGAACGCCGAGTATTAGCACAAGGAATGCAGCCTGAAGATTTGTGGTGGTATCTCGATTTACGTCGTTATGGTACTGTTCCTCACGCTGGTTTCGGCTTGGGTTTTGAACGACTCGTGCAATTTATCACAGGAATGGGCAATATTCGGGATGTAATTCCCTTCCCCCGGACACCACAAAACGCTGAGTTTTAG
- a CDS encoding calcium-binding protein has product MTIIHGTNSNDYLYGGDESDTIKGFAGYDYLYGGLGDDYLYGGLDNDKLYGGLGNDKLYGGEGNDNLNGEQGNNSLYGEAGDDTLDAGNSTGNNLLDGGEGNDEIYVYSSSGNNTLKGGVGNDILDVRFSYGKNILDGGSGNDQLYARYSQGNNTLRGGSGDDYLGVDLSAGNNVLNGDDGNDILDVSYQWKGKNIVSGGNGNDIFYAYGVQGANTLNGGSGDDSFYISSPSADTVVHPLVTQTVDGGIGNDYLYIDYSTAIAGITSSFNTTTKQGLITADTNQVRYKNIERLNIIGTSHDDIIVGGNSDDIIDGGSGGNDTLNGGAGNDILIIRDNSRSHNTVYGGAGNDSLYANGTAGTNLLDGGDGNDYLSAKNNYSYFFNASQTLIGGAGDDTLDVSGSYGNNFLYGGAGNDFLYADYSVGLHRLDGGDGDDYLSAKSSSSRFIINTHILDGGAGNDILDVGSARAKNKLMGGTGDDILIGGLNEDTFVFKNYHEGVDRIYNFDHLDRIQICAVGFGGDLSPDSLSVGQFTLGTVATTNDQRFIYDTSTGALYFDQDGNGSGFNQVKFAQLDGIPSLSVSNFVVV; this is encoded by the coding sequence ATGACAATTATTCATGGAACAAATAGCAATGACTATCTCTATGGTGGTGATGAGAGCGATACCATCAAAGGATTTGCGGGATATGACTATCTATATGGCGGCTTAGGTGATGACTATCTATATGGCGGCTTAGATAATGACAAACTCTACGGCGGCTTAGGTAATGACAAACTCTATGGTGGTGAAGGTAATGATAATTTAAACGGAGAACAAGGTAATAATAGCCTATACGGTGAAGCAGGCGATGATACTTTAGATGCAGGTAACTCCACTGGGAACAACCTTTTAGATGGTGGAGAGGGAAATGATGAAATTTACGTTTATAGTTCCAGTGGAAATAACACCCTCAAGGGTGGAGTGGGAAATGATATTTTAGATGTTCGCTTTTCCTATGGAAAGAATATCTTAGATGGTGGTTCTGGAAATGATCAGCTTTATGCTCGCTATTCCCAAGGAAACAATACTCTCCGGGGTGGAAGTGGAGATGATTATCTCGGAGTTGATTTGTCTGCGGGGAATAACGTCCTTAATGGAGATGATGGAAATGACATCCTTGATGTTAGTTATCAATGGAAAGGCAAGAATATAGTTTCCGGTGGAAATGGAAATGATATTTTTTATGCCTATGGAGTTCAGGGTGCTAACACTCTCAATGGTGGTAGTGGTGACGACTCTTTCTACATCAGTAGCCCAAGTGCAGACACCGTTGTGCATCCCTTGGTAACTCAAACAGTTGATGGAGGAATAGGTAATGATTACTTGTACATTGACTATAGTACTGCGATCGCTGGCATCACCTCAAGTTTCAACACCACTACTAAGCAAGGTTTAATTACCGCCGACACCAATCAAGTCCGCTACAAAAATATCGAACGATTGAATATCATCGGCACATCCCATGATGACATTATTGTAGGGGGCAACAGCGACGATATCATTGATGGCGGTAGTGGGGGTAATGATACCCTCAACGGCGGTGCAGGTAATGACATCTTAATTATTAGAGACAATTCACGTAGTCACAATACTGTTTATGGTGGTGCAGGAAACGACTCTTTATATGCAAACGGTACTGCTGGAACGAACCTACTAGATGGTGGCGATGGCAATGATTATCTGTCTGCTAAGAATAATTATTCCTACTTCTTCAACGCCAGTCAGACTCTAATTGGTGGGGCAGGTGATGATACCTTGGATGTTAGCGGTTCCTATGGTAACAACTTCCTTTATGGAGGTGCAGGTAATGATTTCCTTTACGCAGACTATTCAGTTGGCCTCCATAGACTAGATGGTGGTGATGGAGACGATTATCTATCTGCGAAAAGCTCCAGCAGCCGCTTTATCATCAACACTCATATTCTGGATGGCGGTGCAGGTAATGATATCTTGGATGTTGGCTCTGCGCGTGCCAAGAATAAGCTAATGGGCGGTACAGGTGATGATATCCTGATTGGTGGTTTAAATGAGGATACCTTTGTTTTCAAAAATTATCATGAAGGGGTTGATCGTATCTACAACTTCGATCATCTAGACCGCATTCAAATATGTGCTGTAGGTTTCGGTGGTGACTTATCACCAGATTCACTTTCAGTTGGTCAGTTCACCCTCGGCACAGTTGCTACAACAAATGACCAACGATTTATTTACGACACAAGTACTGGAGCGCTTTACTTTGACCAAGATGGTAACGGTAGCGGATTTAATCAGGTAAAATTTGCCCAACTAGACGGTATACCTTCACTCAGTGTCAGCAATTTTGTGGTGGTTTAA
- a CDS encoding response regulator transcription factor — MDRSATSATAMKEPSMKDHKRLLLIDDDPNLILLVKDYLEFRGYEVITAENGREALEILEHDVPDMIICDVMMPEMDGYTFVEQVRQNERTSWIPVLFLSAKGQSADRVKGLNKGADVYMVKPFEPEELVAQVESSLKQTIRWKEHQAKGGENGSRIQVPFDVQLTPTELKVVQFVARGLANREIAEELNVSQRTVESHVSNMLGKTNLHNRTELARWAIENQMA; from the coding sequence ATGGATCGAAGCGCGACAAGTGCCACTGCTATGAAAGAGCCCAGCATGAAAGATCACAAACGACTTCTATTGATTGATGATGACCCTAACCTCATCTTGCTGGTGAAGGACTACTTGGAATTCAGAGGATATGAAGTCATCACGGCGGAAAACGGACGAGAAGCTCTGGAAATTCTCGAACATGATGTTCCAGATATGATCATCTGTGACGTGATGATGCCAGAAATGGACGGATATACCTTTGTCGAACAAGTCCGGCAAAACGAACGCACCAGTTGGATTCCTGTTTTGTTCCTGTCAGCAAAAGGACAAAGTGCAGACCGAGTTAAAGGTCTAAACAAAGGTGCAGATGTTTATATGGTCAAGCCTTTTGAACCAGAAGAACTCGTAGCACAAGTAGAATCTTCACTGAAACAAACTATCCGTTGGAAGGAACACCAAGCCAAAGGTGGGGAAAACGGTTCTCGCATCCAAGTTCCCTTCGATGTGCAGTTAACCCCAACCGAACTGAAGGTAGTGCAGTTTGTAGCTAGGGGTCTAGCTAACCGGGAAATTGCTGAAGAATTAAATGTTAGTCAGCGCACAGTTGAAAGCCATGTGTCCAATATGTTGGGCAAAACCAATCTTCACAACCGCACCGAACTAGCACGGTGGGCGATTGAAAATCAAATGGCTTAA
- the groES gene encoding co-chaperone GroES, producing MAAVSLSVSTVKPLGDRVFVKVSASEEKTAGGLYLPDTAKEKPQVGEVVALGAGKRNDDGSRQELEVKVGDKVLYSKYAGTDVKLGTEEYVLLSEKDILAVVG from the coding sequence ATGGCAGCAGTATCTCTAAGCGTATCCACCGTTAAACCTTTAGGCGATCGCGTTTTCGTAAAAGTGAGCGCCTCTGAAGAAAAGACCGCAGGTGGTTTGTATTTGCCCGACACCGCTAAGGAAAAACCCCAAGTAGGTGAAGTAGTTGCTCTTGGAGCAGGCAAACGGAATGACGACGGTAGCCGTCAAGAATTGGAAGTAAAAGTTGGCGATAAAGTGCTGTACTCCAAGTACGCTGGCACCGATGTCAAGCTGGGAACCGAAGAATACGTCCTACTGTCTGAAAAAGACATTCTAGCAGTCGTTGGCTAA
- the groL gene encoding chaperonin GroEL (60 kDa chaperone family; promotes refolding of misfolded polypeptides especially under stressful conditions; forms two stacked rings of heptamers to form a barrel-shaped 14mer; ends can be capped by GroES; misfolded proteins enter the barrel where they are refolded when GroES binds): MAKRIIYNENARRALERGIDILAEAVAVTLGPKGRNVVLEKKFGAPQIVNDGVTIAKEIELEDHIENTGVALIRQAASKTNDAAGDGTTTATVLAHAIVKEGLRNVAAGANAILLKRGIDKATGFLVDRIKEHARPVEDSKSIAQVGSISAGNDDEVGQMIAEAMDKVGKEGVISLEEGKSVTTELEITEGMRFDKGYISPYFATDPERMEAIFDEPFLLLTDKKIALVQDLVPVLEQVARAGRPLVIIAEDIEKEALATLVVNRLRGVLNVAAVKAPGFGDRRKAMLEDIAILTGGQLITEDAGLKLENTKLESLGKARRITITKDSTTIVAEGNDVAVKGRVEQIRRQMEETESSYDKEKLQERLAKLSGGVAVVKVGAATETEMKDKKLRLEDAINATKAAVEEGIVPGGGTTLAHLTPELEVWANSNLKDEELTGALIVARALPAPLKRIAENAGQNGAVIAERVKEKAFNVGFNAATNEFVDMFEAGIVDPAKVTRSALQNAASIAGMVLTTECIVVDKPEPKDNAPAGAGAGGGDFDY; this comes from the coding sequence ATGGCAAAGCGCATTATCTACAACGAAAACGCTCGTCGCGCTCTAGAACGAGGCATCGATATCCTGGCTGAGGCTGTAGCTGTTACCCTTGGCCCCAAAGGTCGTAACGTAGTATTAGAGAAAAAATTTGGTGCGCCGCAAATCGTTAATGACGGTGTAACCATCGCTAAAGAAATAGAATTAGAAGATCATATTGAAAACACTGGTGTTGCTCTGATTCGCCAAGCTGCTTCCAAAACAAACGATGCAGCAGGTGACGGTACAACCACTGCAACCGTTTTGGCTCACGCCATTGTCAAAGAAGGTTTGCGGAACGTAGCGGCTGGCGCTAACGCAATTCTGTTGAAGCGCGGTATTGATAAAGCTACCGGTTTCTTGGTTGACAGAATCAAAGAACACGCTCGTCCTGTAGAAGATTCTAAATCTATTGCTCAAGTTGGCTCAATCTCTGCTGGTAACGACGATGAAGTCGGTCAGATGATTGCCGAAGCAATGGACAAAGTAGGTAAAGAAGGCGTTATCTCTCTAGAAGAAGGTAAGTCTGTAACTACCGAATTGGAAATCACCGAAGGGATGCGCTTTGACAAAGGCTATATCTCCCCCTACTTCGCTACCGACCCAGAGCGGATGGAAGCGATTTTCGATGAGCCTTTCTTGTTGTTGACCGATAAGAAAATTGCTCTCGTCCAAGATTTAGTACCAGTTCTAGAGCAAGTAGCTCGTGCTGGTCGTCCTCTGGTGATTATCGCTGAAGATATTGAAAAAGAAGCTCTAGCAACCCTAGTAGTTAACCGTTTACGCGGTGTACTCAACGTTGCTGCTGTGAAGGCTCCTGGCTTTGGCGATCGCCGTAAGGCTATGCTAGAAGATATCGCTATCCTCACCGGCGGTCAACTAATCACCGAAGATGCTGGTCTGAAGCTGGAAAACACTAAGCTGGAAAGCTTGGGTAAAGCGCGCCGCATCACCATCACCAAAGACAGCACCACAATTGTTGCTGAAGGTAACGACGTTGCCGTCAAAGGTCGTGTAGAACAAATCCGTCGTCAAATGGAAGAAACTGAATCTTCCTACGACAAAGAAAAACTACAAGAACGTTTGGCTAAACTTTCTGGTGGTGTAGCTGTAGTTAAAGTTGGTGCAGCTACCGAAACCGAAATGAAAGACAAGAAACTCCGCCTAGAAGACGCTATCAACGCTACCAAGGCGGCTGTGGAAGAAGGTATCGTTCCTGGTGGCGGTACAACCCTAGCTCACCTCACTCCTGAATTGGAAGTTTGGGCTAACAGCAACCTCAAAGATGAAGAGTTGACTGGTGCTTTGATTGTCGCTCGTGCATTACCCGCACCTCTGAAGAGAATTGCGGAAAACGCTGGTCAAAACGGCGCTGTAATTGCTGAACGCGTCAAAGAAAAAGCGTTCAACGTTGGTTTCAACGCTGCTACCAACGAATTTGTAGATATGTTCGAGGCTGGTATCGTTGACCCCGCGAAGGTTACACGTTCTGCACTGCAAAACGCTGCTTCCATCGCTGGAATGGTGTTGACAACCGAGTGCATCGTTGTTGACAAGCCAGAACCCAAAGATAACGCTCCTGCTGGCGCTGGCGCTGGCGGCGGTGACTTCGATTACTAA
- a CDS encoding HNH endonuclease signature motif containing protein: MKEKDVKILWGRSGNRCAICKIELTPVGSKSVLGEMAHIIADSPQGPRGDSHLTSEQRNEYDNLILLCPTHHTLIDKNEEEWTVEKLRIIKSEHENWVSKQLSNNNIYINSIDNSKFIESREKSWISFSDNKLWFITSLTPLHIYEDSIDPLTPELYSLIKSLSLPKFNGYFMFSDTLNQYNTVPNEYGIINQESPNEVQNKLGHKIQVFRNGHCEFLMCLEYLRTGRDNSSNDVLKYDDMRNSFISQIEGILNIWSKTLPFNDMLLTVMMTNTTYISLYSGQQTYNGYLLGTPVTSPTLKYSRVINKTEKLQFLQDLVIKRFVNYFGLNINSVFAENGNINLPKILYY, encoded by the coding sequence ATGAAAGAGAAAGACGTAAAAATACTTTGGGGTCGTTCTGGAAATCGATGTGCTATTTGCAAAATTGAATTAACACCTGTTGGTTCAAAAAGCGTACTAGGCGAAATGGCTCATATTATTGCTGATTCACCTCAAGGCCCTCGCGGAGATAGTCACCTTACTTCTGAACAAAGAAATGAATACGATAATCTAATTCTTTTATGTCCAACACATCATACCTTAATCGATAAAAATGAAGAAGAATGGACAGTAGAAAAATTAAGAATTATCAAGTCAGAACATGAAAATTGGGTTTCTAAGCAACTGAGTAACAACAATATTTATATTAATTCAATTGATAATTCAAAGTTTATTGAATCTAGAGAAAAATCATGGATTAGTTTCTCTGATAATAAACTCTGGTTTATAACAAGTCTTACACCTCTTCATATTTATGAAGACAGTATTGATCCTTTAACACCAGAGTTATATAGCCTAATCAAGAGCTTGAGTTTACCTAAGTTTAATGGCTATTTTATGTTTTCAGATACTTTGAATCAATATAATACAGTACCTAATGAATACGGAATTATTAATCAAGAATCCCCAAACGAAGTCCAAAACAAACTTGGTCATAAAATTCAAGTTTTTAGAAACGGTCACTGTGAATTCTTAATGTGTTTAGAATATCTGAGAACTGGTAGAGATAATTCATCTAATGATGTTTTAAAATATGACGATATGAGAAACAGTTTTATTTCCCAGATAGAAGGAATACTAAATATCTGGAGTAAAACTTTACCATTTAATGATATGTTATTAACAGTAATGATGACTAATACTACTTATATCAGCTTATATTCGGGTCAACAAACATATAATGGTTATTTACTAGGAACTCCAGTAACTTCACCAACACTGAAATACAGTAGAGTTATTAATAAAACAGAAAAGCTACAATTTTTGCAGGATTTAGTAATCAAAAGGTTTGTGAACTACTTTGGGTTAAATATTAACAGTGTGTTTGCTGAAAATGGAAATATTAATTTGCCTAAGATACTTTATTACTAG
- a CDS encoding urease accessory protein UreD, giving the protein MSETDTIVKGWHGKLNLVYADRSNSTQLIYNHQQAPLKVQRPFYPEGEKVCHSVILHTAGGVVGGDRLSYNLHLQPNAQALITTAAAGKVYRSDGLQARQTIEIKIDAGACLEWLPQETILFNGAIYRQDLRVELATGANFLGWEITRFGRSARGEKFYQGEWRSHTEIWQQGVPLWIDRQWLPGNDAVFHSPHGLAGQPIVGSLVWLGSPISTEIIEKARNLGNTQGEAGVTSLENGFLCRYRGASTSEVRNWFTSVWQLLRGEFFSRGKCIPRVWQT; this is encoded by the coding sequence ATGAGCGAAACTGACACTATAGTAAAAGGCTGGCATGGCAAACTTAATTTAGTCTACGCCGATCGCTCAAATTCCACCCAGTTAATTTACAACCACCAGCAAGCACCGCTAAAGGTACAGCGTCCGTTTTATCCAGAAGGGGAAAAAGTCTGTCATAGTGTGATCTTACATACGGCCGGGGGTGTGGTGGGAGGCGATCGCCTATCTTATAATCTCCATCTCCAACCGAACGCACAAGCTTTAATTACCACAGCCGCCGCCGGGAAGGTATATCGCAGCGACGGCTTACAAGCTAGACAAACCATCGAGATAAAAATTGATGCAGGTGCTTGTTTAGAATGGCTACCGCAGGAAACAATTTTATTTAATGGGGCAATTTATCGCCAAGATTTACGGGTAGAATTAGCCACTGGAGCCAATTTCTTAGGCTGGGAAATTACCCGATTTGGTCGTAGTGCTAGAGGAGAGAAATTCTACCAAGGAGAATGGCGATCGCATACAGAAATTTGGCAACAAGGTGTTCCTTTGTGGATTGATCGTCAATGGCTACCGGGAAATGACGCCGTTTTCCACAGTCCTCATGGTTTGGCTGGACAACCAATAGTAGGTAGTCTAGTTTGGTTGGGTAGTCCCATTTCCACAGAAATCATCGAAAAAGCGCGCAATTTAGGGAATACTCAAGGTGAAGCAGGCGTTACTTCCTTAGAAAATGGATTTTTATGTAGATATCGTGGTGCTTCCACGTCTGAAGTGAGAAACTGGTTTACGTCTGTTTGGCAATTGTTGCGAGGTGAGTTTTTCAGTCGTGGTAAATGTATACCCAGAGTGTGGCAAACTTAA